A genomic window from Nitrospinota bacterium includes:
- the rpmB gene encoding 50S ribosomal protein L28 — protein sequence MSKICGVCDKGPMFGNNVSHANNKTRRRWEPNLKKLRVIYLGAIRTMKVCTRCLKAGKVAKAS from the coding sequence ATGTCGAAGATATGTGGTGTTTGCGACAAAGGGCCGATGTTTGGCAATAATGTCAGTCATGCCAACAATAAGACGCGGCGACGTTGGGAGCCTAATCTGAAAAAACTGCGTGTTATTTATTTGGGCGCCATTCGAACAATGAAGGTTTGCACTCGCTGTTTGAAGGCAGGAAAAGTCGCAAAAGCCAGTTAA
- a CDS encoding M1 family aminopeptidase, translated as MQSLDKIKFLKPICRLALGAFWLVITLSGSSFANPIPHHHNVMVNLDPVQKSAQIKDTLILHLKQENDFVLELFLHANFGLAEIKIPDNKDFIIETTPARNAEEDPPLTKISIRKITDHPWPEYLKIEFQYGGRIFDPQNPENTESSGEGIFLNGASYFYPQTLRQKEAPDLMTFQLTVLHPDGWKVVSQGRKISESKNGNQVVWETTDPMEEIFLIANRFKEYERQHGGILFYAYLLKEDPDLAETYFSAAKKYLDFYAKLIGPYPYPKFALIENAMQTGYGMASFTLLGSQVIRFPFILNTSYPHEILHNWWGNSVYIDPDSGNWAEGLTAYLSDHLLTELQGQGNQYRLQQLMNFLSYVNKANDFPLISFKSRTSMASQAIGYGKMLMMLHMVRLQVGDAAFLQALREFYRDNQFRHAGLSNLRQSFESASGKDLSLFFDHWTYRREAPELELISATHTFEDGQHRLQIEVQQKQSGPAFPLTLPVAVWTKGSLAPQIKQLDMTQKTLTHSFHLPDEPGKVLIDPYTEIFRKLDHEEVPPSIGQTYGYPLPSRILPIQEDFPDVLLGYHQFSLSLVEDNKSSGYLLDDAKSTPLPKGGLWIFGRKNAYAKHLQPQLEDYGVEFFEDKIVIAGESFPWEDHSFVFTVRSPGKIAGSITWVIVSSGESIPGLIRKLPHYGKYGALVFKGKQPENQLKNIWPFQPSGLMKVFHPGDYTLPPQPPLVNYTPIQTDAPVHPNF; from the coding sequence ATGCAATCGTTGGATAAAATAAAATTTTTGAAACCCATTTGCCGACTTGCTTTAGGCGCTTTTTGGCTGGTCATCACATTGTCCGGGAGTTCCTTCGCCAATCCCATTCCTCACCATCACAATGTCATGGTGAATCTGGACCCCGTCCAAAAATCCGCTCAGATCAAGGACACCCTGATCCTCCATCTGAAGCAGGAAAATGATTTCGTCCTGGAACTTTTTCTGCACGCCAATTTCGGGCTGGCTGAAATCAAAATTCCCGATAACAAGGATTTTATAATTGAAACCACACCGGCCCGGAATGCCGAGGAAGACCCACCGCTCACAAAAATATCCATTCGAAAAATTACCGATCACCCCTGGCCCGAGTATTTAAAAATTGAGTTTCAGTATGGTGGCAGAATATTTGATCCACAAAACCCGGAAAACACTGAAAGCTCCGGGGAGGGAATATTCCTGAACGGAGCCAGCTATTTTTATCCGCAAACTCTGCGGCAAAAAGAGGCCCCGGACCTCATGACCTTTCAACTCACCGTGCTCCACCCCGACGGGTGGAAGGTGGTGAGCCAGGGACGAAAAATATCGGAATCCAAAAACGGCAATCAGGTCGTTTGGGAAACCACCGACCCGATGGAAGAAATTTTTTTAATCGCCAATCGGTTTAAAGAATACGAGAGACAACACGGCGGCATTCTCTTCTATGCTTATCTTTTAAAAGAGGACCCCGACCTGGCCGAAACCTATTTTTCCGCCGCCAAAAAGTATCTGGATTTCTATGCAAAGCTGATAGGCCCCTATCCCTATCCCAAATTTGCCTTGATTGAAAATGCAATGCAAACCGGTTACGGAATGGCTTCTTTCACTTTGCTCGGCTCCCAGGTCATTCGTTTTCCGTTTATACTGAACACCTCCTACCCCCATGAAATCTTGCACAACTGGTGGGGAAACAGTGTCTACATAGACCCCGATAGCGGCAACTGGGCGGAGGGGTTGACCGCATACCTGTCCGACCATTTACTGACAGAATTGCAGGGACAAGGCAACCAGTACCGATTGCAACAATTGATGAATTTTTTGAGTTACGTAAACAAGGCCAATGATTTTCCCTTGATCAGCTTTAAATCGCGCACCAGCATGGCCTCTCAGGCGATAGGTTATGGCAAGATGTTGATGATGCTCCACATGGTGCGATTGCAGGTGGGCGATGCGGCTTTTCTACAAGCCCTGCGCGAATTCTACCGCGACAACCAGTTTCGACATGCAGGATTGTCGAATCTGAGACAATCGTTTGAATCCGCTTCGGGAAAAGACCTGTCACTTTTTTTCGATCATTGGACGTACCGTAGAGAAGCGCCTGAGTTGGAACTGATATCCGCGACACATACTTTCGAGGACGGACAACATCGCCTGCAAATCGAAGTTCAACAAAAGCAGTCCGGCCCGGCGTTTCCTCTCACCCTGCCGGTAGCTGTTTGGACAAAAGGGTCCCTGGCGCCACAAATCAAACAATTGGACATGACGCAGAAAACTCTCACGCACTCCTTTCATTTGCCTGATGAACCTGGCAAGGTACTGATCGACCCTTACACGGAAATTTTTCGAAAACTGGATCACGAGGAAGTTCCTCCCTCCATCGGGCAAACCTACGGCTACCCCCTCCCCTCACGGATTTTGCCGATCCAGGAAGATTTTCCAGATGTCCTTTTGGGCTATCATCAGTTTTCATTGTCCCTTGTTGAGGACAACAAATCATCGGGATATTTGCTGGACGATGCAAAATCCACTCCCCTCCCTAAAGGGGGTCTCTGGATTTTTGGCCGGAAAAATGCATACGCGAAACACCTGCAACCGCAATTGGAAGATTATGGTGTGGAGTTTTTTGAGGATAAGATAGTCATTGCCGGTGAATCGTTTCCGTGGGAGGACCACAGTTTTGTATTTACCGTTCGCAGTCCCGGTAAGATTGCGGGCTCCATCACCTGGGTGATCGTCAGTTCAGGCGAAAGCATTCCGGGATTGATCCGTAAGCTGCCTCATTATGGAAAATACGGGGCTCTGGTTTTTAAAGGCAAGCAACCTGAAAACCAACTCAAGAACATCTGGCCGTTTCAACCTTCAGGTTTGATGAAAGTTTTTCATCCGGGGGACTACACTCTGCCACCTCAGCCGCCGTTGGTGAATTACACCCCCATCCAGACCGATGCCCCTGTTCACCCCAATTTTTAA
- a CDS encoding bifunctional (p)ppGpp synthetase/guanosine-3',5'-bis(diphosphate) 3'-pyrophosphohydrolase produces the protein MLTIQDLTDAVLEYHADADVDVILDAYLYSVKAHRGQSRKSGEAYISHPMRVAFNLTLLKMDEQTVAAGLLHDTIEDTLATPEEIQVLFGDEIYQLVDGVTKISKMEFSSREESQAENYRKMILAMARDIRVVLIKLADRAHNLKTLGSLSEERQRRIARETLDIYAPLANRLGIGWLRAELENGAFRYLHPEEYKAIQEKVAKGQEQQDNYVENVCDIITRELKEAEVAGTVAGRSKHYYSIYKKMVSQNIAFEDVYDLIGVRILTESVKDCYAVLGLIHSLWKPIPGRFKDYIAMPKPNMYKSLHTTVIGPKGERVEVQIRTREMHKVCEEGIAAHWQYKEEGKARSKETNNQLVWVRHLLEYQKELKNPKEFLNAFKVNLFPDEVYVFTPEGDVIALPYGATPVDFAYSVHTDIGTHCTTAKVDGKIVPLKFKLRNGNRVEILTSKQKYPNRDWLAFVKTSKARSRISNYINSQEREKSLRLGQGLLEKEIREYDLAPDLVLKGKALEEAIHSCGYNNLNTLYMGIGVGKVSVHSVIEKLLPKAKLEEKHRKDESTHIKLKENKPQRTRESAIKVKCFNDDILLRVGKCCNPLPGDPICGYITRGRGVTVHHMDCPGIGQLSDASERLVEVEWDTGQKTIYSTKIHIVTEDRPGLLASISSVFAKCDINIIQANVQQGAHKRAYFDLSIEIEDLAQLNQTLEKVRKVDGIIHLERVKEYKKKTKPLQSHAKNTEGAGSAA, from the coding sequence ATGTTAACTATTCAGGATCTTACAGATGCCGTATTGGAGTACCACGCCGATGCGGATGTGGATGTGATTCTGGATGCCTACCTGTATTCAGTGAAAGCTCATAGGGGGCAAAGCCGAAAATCCGGCGAAGCGTATATCTCGCATCCCATGCGAGTTGCTTTCAACCTGACGCTTCTGAAAATGGATGAGCAGACTGTTGCTGCCGGTTTACTGCACGACACGATTGAAGACACCCTCGCCACTCCTGAAGAAATTCAAGTTTTGTTCGGTGATGAAATCTATCAGCTGGTTGATGGCGTGACCAAGATCAGCAAGATGGAATTTTCCAGCCGCGAGGAAAGTCAGGCGGAGAATTATCGCAAGATGATCCTTGCTATGGCCCGGGACATCCGGGTTGTATTGATAAAACTGGCAGACCGGGCTCATAATCTTAAAACCTTAGGCTCTCTCTCTGAAGAGCGACAACGCCGAATCGCCCGTGAAACACTGGATATTTATGCTCCGCTGGCCAATCGACTGGGAATCGGCTGGTTGAGAGCTGAACTTGAGAATGGCGCTTTTCGTTATCTGCACCCGGAGGAATATAAGGCGATTCAAGAAAAGGTGGCCAAGGGACAGGAACAGCAAGACAATTATGTCGAAAATGTGTGCGACATCATTACGCGAGAGCTCAAAGAGGCAGAAGTTGCCGGAACGGTTGCCGGGCGGTCCAAGCATTACTACAGTATTTATAAAAAAATGGTGAGTCAGAATATCGCCTTTGAGGATGTTTATGATCTCATCGGAGTGCGTATTTTAACGGAGTCAGTTAAAGATTGTTATGCTGTTTTAGGCTTGATCCATTCCTTGTGGAAACCGATTCCAGGTCGGTTCAAGGATTATATCGCGATGCCCAAGCCGAATATGTACAAGTCTCTTCACACCACCGTCATCGGCCCCAAAGGCGAACGCGTGGAAGTCCAGATCCGCACTCGTGAAATGCACAAAGTTTGTGAAGAAGGCATTGCCGCTCACTGGCAATATAAGGAGGAAGGGAAAGCCAGAAGTAAAGAAACTAACAACCAACTGGTGTGGGTGCGTCACTTGCTCGAATATCAGAAAGAGCTTAAAAACCCCAAAGAATTTCTCAACGCTTTTAAAGTTAATCTGTTTCCAGATGAAGTGTATGTTTTCACTCCCGAGGGGGATGTGATCGCCCTTCCCTATGGCGCGACCCCTGTCGATTTCGCCTATTCCGTTCATACGGATATCGGCACGCATTGCACGACGGCGAAGGTGGACGGAAAAATTGTTCCCTTGAAATTCAAACTGCGAAACGGCAATCGGGTCGAAATATTAACTTCCAAACAGAAATACCCCAACCGCGACTGGTTGGCTTTTGTAAAGACATCCAAGGCCAGAAGCCGAATCTCAAATTATATTAACAGTCAGGAACGCGAGAAAAGCCTGCGCCTGGGTCAGGGGTTATTGGAAAAGGAAATCCGGGAATATGATCTGGCCCCTGATTTGGTCCTGAAGGGAAAGGCACTTGAGGAAGCGATTCATTCCTGTGGGTATAATAATTTAAATACGCTTTATATGGGGATTGGAGTCGGCAAGGTTTCTGTCCACTCCGTTATCGAGAAACTTTTACCGAAAGCGAAGCTGGAAGAAAAGCACCGGAAAGATGAATCAACCCATATTAAACTGAAGGAGAATAAGCCGCAAAGGACCCGTGAAAGCGCGATCAAAGTTAAATGCTTTAACGATGATATCCTTCTACGCGTAGGCAAATGCTGTAATCCTCTTCCTGGAGACCCCATTTGTGGATATATCACTCGCGGCCGGGGGGTAACGGTTCACCATATGGATTGCCCCGGTATCGGTCAATTGAGCGATGCCTCGGAGCGGTTGGTAGAGGTGGAATGGGATACCGGCCAGAAAACCATTTATTCTACAAAAATCCATATTGTCACCGAGGACAGGCCGGGACTTCTAGCCAGTATCAGCAGTGTGTTTGCCAAATGCGATATCAATATCATTCAGGCGAATGTTCAGCAGGGCGCCCATAAGAGGGCGTACTTCGATCTCTCAATTGAGATCGAAGACCTTGCACAACTAAACCAGACTTTGGAGAAAGTTCGGAAAGTGGATGGTATCATTCACCTGGAAAGGGTCAAGGAGTACAAAAAGAAGACAAAACCACTTCAAAGCCACGCTAAAAATACGGAAGGAGCCGGGAGCGCGGCGTAA
- a CDS encoding NUDIX hydrolase, whose product MMKFRNPVPTVDIIIQLADGSIVLIERANPPYGWALPGGYVDYGESLEDAAIREAREETSLDIELLGQFHTYSDPKRDSRQHNISTVFIARSFGAPKGASDARRADVFFENSLPTPLVFDHSQILKDYFQAIRDNADVKLPTKQVKP is encoded by the coding sequence ATGATGAAATTTCGCAATCCGGTTCCTACCGTCGATATCATTATACAATTGGCAGACGGTTCTATTGTATTGATTGAAAGGGCCAATCCTCCTTATGGATGGGCCTTGCCGGGGGGCTATGTGGACTATGGGGAATCTTTGGAAGATGCCGCGATTCGTGAAGCCAGGGAAGAAACTTCACTGGATATTGAATTGCTGGGCCAATTTCACACCTATTCGGACCCTAAGCGAGATTCGCGGCAACATAATATTTCCACGGTTTTCATCGCTCGGTCTTTCGGGGCCCCAAAAGGTGCCTCGGACGCTCGGCGGGCGGATGTGTTTTTTGAAAATTCCCTGCCCACGCCTTTAGTTTTTGACCACAGTCAGATCCTGAAAGACTATTTTCAAGCTATCCGCGACAATGCAGACGTAAAACTGCCCACGAAACAGGTCAAACCCTGA
- the recG gene encoding ATP-dependent DNA helicase RecG: MAPPQKKHSLDDPLQYIKGVGPKRALLLEKLGLKTIEDCLFFLPFRYEDRTLVKKISELIPGERVTFLGEIVTAGVQRIGHRKKIFEALIKDETGTIPVKWFRCNESYMMGKYPVGSHVILSGKPELSRYQGGLELIHPDMENAGKEPADIENKESLELGKINPIYHSTDGLPVKPLRAILNRVTENYAGLLKEILPEEILSRHKFPTRAQAIQQVHLPANDFSVKDLDNFRTPAQKRLIFEEFFLIQIGLAYKRQVARKPARISKAFATRGPLIRKFMKLLKFELTQAQKRILGEIMDDLEQDTPMNRLIQGDVGSGKTVVALICLLTAVENNTQAALMVPTEILAEQHFLNIQPFCQQLGISIELVTSALPAKEKKIIQQQIQEGKIQIVIGTHALIQKTIEFHKLGLAVIDEQHRFGVLQREAIGKKGGHPHILVMTATPIPRSLALTLYGEMDVSFLDEFPPGRQPIVTRLFFASKRSQAYAVLRQEADKGRQAFVVCPLIEESETLDLKTAMEVQESLQNEQFPDLTIRLIHGKMKKEERQQIMVEFLKGEIHVLVATTVIEVGIDVPNATLMIIEHAERFGLSQLHQLRGRVGRGEHASQCLLIAYPSSSENGRARLDAIQKSNDGFVIAEEDLKIRGPGDFMGTRQSGIPILRVANLIRDIKILEAARKEAFALIDRDPHLENPEHQNLKQTMHQYLGDKLNLLNII, translated from the coding sequence ATGGCACCTCCACAAAAAAAACATTCACTCGACGATCCGCTCCAGTACATTAAGGGGGTCGGCCCAAAACGAGCCCTACTGCTGGAAAAACTGGGCCTGAAAACGATTGAGGACTGCCTGTTTTTTCTTCCCTTCCGCTACGAGGACAGGACTCTGGTCAAAAAAATTTCGGAACTGATTCCCGGCGAGAGAGTCACTTTCCTCGGGGAAATCGTGACTGCGGGCGTTCAGCGCATCGGTCACCGGAAAAAGATTTTTGAGGCGCTCATAAAAGACGAAACCGGAACCATCCCCGTAAAATGGTTTCGATGCAACGAGTCTTACATGATGGGGAAATACCCCGTCGGCTCGCATGTCATCCTGTCCGGCAAACCCGAGTTGAGCCGTTATCAGGGGGGGCTGGAACTCATTCACCCGGATATGGAAAATGCTGGCAAGGAACCCGCCGATATAGAAAACAAAGAATCGCTGGAACTTGGGAAAATTAACCCCATCTACCATTCAACGGATGGGCTGCCGGTAAAACCCCTGCGGGCTATCCTGAACCGGGTAACTGAGAACTATGCCGGACTACTAAAAGAAATCCTCCCCGAGGAAATCCTCAGTCGACACAAATTCCCCACCAGAGCCCAGGCGATTCAACAGGTCCATTTGCCTGCCAATGATTTTTCGGTCAAGGATCTCGACAATTTCCGCACCCCGGCGCAAAAACGGCTCATCTTTGAAGAATTTTTTCTCATCCAGATAGGACTCGCCTATAAAAGACAGGTCGCGCGGAAACCGGCTCGCATATCAAAGGCGTTCGCCACACGCGGGCCGCTGATCCGAAAATTCATGAAACTTTTGAAATTCGAACTCACCCAGGCGCAGAAAAGAATTTTGGGGGAGATCATGGATGATCTGGAACAGGACACTCCCATGAACCGCCTCATCCAGGGCGATGTCGGTAGCGGAAAAACCGTGGTGGCTCTGATCTGCCTTCTCACAGCGGTAGAAAACAATACGCAGGCCGCGCTCATGGTTCCGACAGAAATTTTGGCCGAACAACATTTCCTGAATATCCAGCCCTTTTGCCAGCAATTGGGGATATCCATCGAATTGGTGACCAGCGCCCTGCCCGCCAAGGAAAAAAAAATCATCCAGCAACAGATCCAGGAAGGGAAAATACAGATCGTCATTGGCACCCACGCCCTGATCCAGAAAACCATCGAATTCCACAAACTGGGCCTGGCAGTCATCGACGAACAACACCGGTTTGGGGTTTTGCAAAGGGAGGCCATCGGCAAGAAAGGCGGACACCCGCATATCCTGGTCATGACCGCCACCCCCATCCCCCGGTCACTGGCCCTCACCCTGTATGGCGAGATGGATGTTTCTTTTCTGGATGAATTCCCGCCCGGAAGACAGCCCATCGTCACCCGGCTCTTTTTTGCGTCCAAACGGAGTCAGGCTTATGCCGTTTTACGGCAGGAAGCCGATAAAGGCAGACAGGCGTTTGTCGTTTGCCCGCTCATTGAAGAATCTGAAACCCTGGACCTTAAAACCGCGATGGAAGTGCAGGAGTCCCTGCAAAATGAACAGTTCCCCGATCTGACGATTCGCCTGATCCACGGAAAAATGAAAAAGGAGGAACGTCAACAGATCATGGTCGAATTTCTAAAAGGCGAGATCCACGTTCTGGTCGCCACCACGGTCATTGAAGTGGGAATCGATGTTCCAAACGCCACGTTGATGATCATCGAGCATGCGGAACGCTTCGGCCTTTCTCAGTTGCACCAGCTCCGGGGACGGGTGGGCCGGGGCGAACACGCCTCGCAATGCCTGCTGATCGCCTACCCTTCCAGTTCCGAAAATGGCAGGGCGCGTCTGGACGCCATCCAAAAATCCAATGACGGGTTCGTGATCGCCGAGGAGGATCTCAAAATCCGTGGCCCCGGAGATTTCATGGGAACCCGCCAGTCCGGCATACCGATCCTGCGGGTGGCAAATCTGATCCGCGATATTAAAATTCTCGAAGCGGCGAGAAAAGAAGCTTTTGCCCTGATCGACCGGGACCCGCATCTGGAAAACCCCGAGCATCAAAACCTCAAGCAAACAATGCATCAGTATCTTGGCGACAAGCTGAATCTTTTAAACATCATCTGA
- a CDS encoding M28 family peptidase — MRKIWQLALLTGILICQGGIDSRPVGAQELQVHSESAWSYLKTLTGFGPRNPGSPGYLKTMELIKRVGRKYADEIDEQVFFFPVGNGKKLKMSNFRLQFKGNRKGAPILIGAHFDTRPYADEESSPSLQSRPILGANDGGSGTAVLLALAEYLKQNRDRRSVEMVFFDGEDYGRKGSGENLLGSTHYASQLRESSPDTWPYCVIVIDMIGDRDLQIFRETHSVKSASWLVDLIHDSADAKKVSQFINKSKYTIFDDHYPFIGLGIPSVVLIDFDYPHWHKMTDTLDKCSPESLFSVFSVVVEALGKI; from the coding sequence ATGCGAAAAATTTGGCAATTGGCTTTATTGACGGGGATACTGATTTGTCAGGGGGGCATCGACTCCAGGCCGGTTGGAGCGCAGGAATTGCAGGTCCATTCTGAGAGTGCCTGGAGCTATTTAAAGACGCTGACCGGGTTTGGACCTAGAAATCCTGGCAGTCCGGGTTATCTCAAAACGATGGAGTTGATCAAGCGGGTGGGCAGAAAATATGCGGATGAGATTGACGAACAGGTTTTCTTTTTCCCGGTAGGCAACGGAAAAAAGTTGAAGATGTCCAATTTTCGTTTGCAATTCAAGGGCAACCGCAAAGGTGCTCCCATTTTGATCGGAGCTCATTTTGACACCCGGCCCTATGCCGACGAAGAGTCCAGTCCCTCCCTGCAATCACGGCCGATTTTAGGGGCCAACGATGGCGGGTCCGGGACTGCGGTGTTGCTGGCTTTGGCAGAGTACCTGAAGCAAAACCGGGACCGCAGGTCGGTGGAGATGGTTTTTTTCGATGGTGAAGATTATGGCAGGAAGGGTTCCGGGGAAAATTTACTGGGGTCCACCCATTACGCCAGTCAATTGAGAGAATCCAGTCCCGATACCTGGCCCTATTGCGTGATCGTTATCGATATGATCGGCGACCGGGATCTGCAAATTTTTAGAGAAACGCATTCGGTGAAAAGCGCATCCTGGCTGGTGGATCTTATTCATGATAGCGCTGACGCAAAGAAAGTTTCGCAGTTCATCAATAAAAGTAAATACACCATCTTTGACGATCATTACCCGTTCATAGGTCTTGGAATTCCGTCCGTGGTGTTGATCGACTTTGATTACCCGCATTGGCACAAAATGACGGATACCCTGGACAAATGTTCTCCAGAGAGCCTGTTTTCGGTATTTTCGGTGGTGGTGGAAGCGTTGGGGAAAATTTAA
- a CDS encoding tetratricopeptide repeat protein produces MQKILLKKIVLFLIAALLVAGLYSQALGHEVNKSAIVLLTCKDKKGEMIGTGTGFIVKPDGTLITNYHVLVDAVSVNAVFSNGSQVPVRQVLKVDRIKDFAVLKLREGFYSTLEIGDSRQVQAYDYSSALGYLSQSVREDEGSLKGDLLQTFGFVLGVHPQADPNFSYIYNSTTFGPGFSGGPVVDKENKVIGIATLEGRGINLALPIHEVEPFLDQKKGMTLDQLLQEDRDSKEAMYYRGNFSLYGKGDLDEAILNFQKVLKVDPNFVLALYDLAAAKRDQGLIDETIADYEKIIKINPNFPEALSNLGGYYFRAGKLEKAVSMFEQAVQNYPNFTQALSNLGAALNKLDRAAEAVPHLQKTIRLDPEFAIAYYNLGNSYFSLNQLEEAQKTYGKSEELGLDFLSLHWKLYQTTHRLGKNQEAKKQLEIILQMDPENQEAQQALAKLSPAAVR; encoded by the coding sequence ATGCAAAAGATACTGTTGAAGAAAATCGTTCTATTTCTGATCGCCGCCCTGCTGGTTGCGGGTCTGTATTCCCAGGCATTGGGTCACGAGGTCAACAAAAGCGCCATTGTTCTGTTGACCTGTAAGGATAAAAAAGGAGAGATGATTGGCACGGGAACCGGTTTCATCGTCAAACCGGATGGAACCCTCATCACCAATTACCATGTTCTTGTCGATGCGGTTTCTGTAAACGCTGTTTTCTCAAATGGGTCCCAGGTTCCCGTTCGGCAGGTTTTAAAAGTAGACCGCATCAAAGACTTTGCGGTATTGAAACTTAGAGAAGGGTTTTATTCCACTCTGGAAATTGGGGATTCGCGTCAAGTCCAGGCCTACGATTATTCCAGCGCCTTGGGGTATTTGTCTCAAAGCGTAAGGGAGGATGAAGGCAGTTTAAAAGGCGACCTTCTGCAAACCTTCGGTTTTGTTCTGGGCGTCCACCCGCAGGCGGACCCGAATTTCTCTTACATATACAACTCCACCACCTTTGGACCCGGCTTCAGCGGCGGACCGGTTGTGGATAAGGAAAATAAAGTGATCGGCATTGCGACCCTGGAAGGCCGGGGGATCAACCTAGCCTTGCCCATTCATGAGGTCGAGCCCTTCCTGGATCAAAAAAAAGGTATGACCCTTGACCAGCTTTTGCAGGAAGATCGCGATTCCAAGGAAGCCATGTATTACCGGGGAAATTTTTCGCTTTATGGCAAGGGCGACCTGGACGAGGCCATCCTGAACTTTCAAAAGGTATTAAAAGTAGATCCCAATTTTGTGCTGGCTCTTTATGACCTGGCGGCGGCAAAGCGGGATCAAGGTTTGATCGATGAAACCATTGCTGACTATGAAAAAATTATCAAGATCAATCCCAATTTCCCGGAAGCTCTGTCAAACCTGGGAGGCTATTATTTCCGCGCCGGAAAACTGGAAAAAGCCGTTTCCATGTTTGAGCAAGCCGTTCAAAATTATCCCAATTTTACCCAGGCCCTGTCCAATCTGGGAGCCGCTCTCAATAAACTCGACCGGGCCGCCGAGGCGGTTCCTCACCTGCAAAAAACCATCCGGCTCGATCCGGAATTTGCCATCGCCTATTATAATCTAGGGAATTCTTATTTCTCTCTGAACCAGCTGGAAGAGGCGCAAAAAACTTATGGCAAGTCGGAGGAACTGGGGTTGGATTTTCTTTCCCTGCATTGGAAGCTGTACCAGACCACCCACCGTTTGGGAAAAAATCAGGAAGCCAAAAAACAACTCGAAATCATTTTACAAATGGACCCCGAAAATCAGGAAGCCCAGCAAGCGCTGGCGAAACTCTCTCCCGCCGCCGTCAGATAG
- a CDS encoding DUF1858 domain-containing protein, with translation MVIKKDTKINEIISAYPEVVKFFTDLNMSCGQCFAVNFDTIENGALMHGMDVSKFIDQLNQYLATLPTPTVSPLQK, from the coding sequence ATGGTTATAAAAAAAGATACTAAAATCAATGAAATAATCAGTGCCTACCCTGAAGTGGTCAAGTTTTTTACGGACCTGAACATGAGTTGTGGTCAATGTTTTGCAGTGAATTTCGATACCATTGAAAACGGGGCTCTCATGCACGGTATGGATGTGAGTAAATTTATCGATCAGCTCAATCAATACCTTGCCACTCTCCCAACTCCCACCGTTTCGCCCCTCCAGAAATGA
- the flgM gene encoding flagellar biosynthesis anti-sigma factor FlgM, whose product MEIPEIKNKAIQNNIKVANKAPVTKGGSGTSSTSSSAQRADKTAFSAEAVAIQNAISSVKEGPSITQSEKVARIKQEIEEGRFQVDSHKVAEKLLTDIITESISLGS is encoded by the coding sequence ATGGAAATTCCTGAAATAAAGAACAAAGCCATTCAAAATAATATCAAAGTGGCCAACAAAGCCCCGGTAACTAAAGGGGGTAGTGGCACCTCTTCAACTTCCAGCTCGGCTCAGAGAGCGGACAAAACCGCCTTTTCTGCAGAAGCGGTTGCCATTCAAAATGCCATCTCTTCTGTTAAAGAAGGGCCCAGCATAACTCAATCGGAGAAAGTCGCCCGTATCAAACAAGAAATCGAAGAAGGTCGGTTCCAGGTAGACAGCCACAAAGTGGCGGAAAAACTACTGACAGACATCATCACCGAATCCATCTCCCTGGGGTCGTAA
- a CDS encoding NusG domain II-containing protein: MRTTLGDKILIVAFIFLNAVLFLKMGIGTTGDWVTIEVDQKEISRYPLSEDRVIPVKGRLGITEVAIEKGKARIRHSPCTNKICIKSGDIQYADRLIACIPNRVVVRVIGKSQRGVDAIVG, from the coding sequence ATGCGAACGACCCTGGGCGATAAAATTTTGATCGTGGCATTTATTTTCCTGAATGCTGTCCTTTTTCTTAAAATGGGGATCGGTACGACAGGGGATTGGGTGACCATCGAAGTCGATCAGAAGGAAATATCCCGCTACCCCCTTTCAGAGGACCGGGTGATCCCGGTCAAGGGCAGGCTGGGGATCACGGAAGTTGCGATTGAAAAGGGAAAAGCCCGCATTCGACATTCCCCCTGCACCAATAAAATCTGCATCAAGTCGGGCGATATTCAATATGCCGACCGGTTGATCGCCTGCATTCCCAACCGCGTCGTTGTTCGCGTGATCGGAAAAAGCCAACGGGGGGTTGATGCAATCGTTGGATAA